In a genomic window of Arachnia rubra:
- a CDS encoding cupin domain-containing protein has product MTTNPVLSYVHGIASMIEINKAATVSRTIMNAETCRAVLFSFDKGEALSEHTAAMPAVVMVLEGRLRIDADGQGVELAPGDLLHFGTRLPHAVEALEPSKMLLLMLDPREKGGKQEEK; this is encoded by the coding sequence ATGACCACAAACCCCGTATTGAGCTACGTCCATGGCATTGCCTCCATGATCGAGATCAACAAAGCAGCCACGGTGTCCCGAACGATCATGAACGCGGAAACCTGCCGTGCAGTGCTGTTCTCCTTTGACAAAGGTGAGGCCTTGAGCGAACACACTGCTGCAATGCCTGCGGTTGTCATGGTGCTCGAAGGGCGGTTGCGTATCGATGCTGACGGGCAGGGCGTCGAACTCGCGCCCGGGGATCTGCTGCATTTCGGCACCCGGCTCCCCCACGCTGTCGAGGCTCTGGAACCCAGCAAGATGCTACTGCTGATGCTCGACCCCCGCGAGAAGGGCGGTAAGCAGGAAGAAAAATGA
- a CDS encoding YeiH family protein, which yields MTYQQPAQPSPADQAPTGMKRLVPGLGVCLAAAGAAYGINLLLPGISPLIITIVAGMFVTNVLRLPEITSPGVDFSAKKLLRAGIIFLGLQLSLTNIAGLGAPMLLVVVCIVAGGLLGTLLLGRLLRVPPNLSLLVACGFSICGAAAVAGAAGVTDPDDRAEEDTITAVALVVIFGTSMILLVPLLVSLFGLDVVTAGKWAGGSTHEIAQVVAIGGVIGGGALAVAVVVKLARVLLLAPVIAVLSIRQRHLQRATDAPGQQTSRSKLPPIVPPFILGFLAMVLLRSFIPLPKTVLDAGSALQTVLLAAAMFALGCGVRIRSLLKVGIRPFGLAALSTLLVAAIAFLGILLVN from the coding sequence ATGACGTATCAGCAACCTGCGCAGCCGTCCCCTGCCGACCAGGCCCCCACGGGAATGAAACGGCTGGTTCCAGGGCTGGGCGTGTGCCTGGCCGCGGCTGGTGCCGCCTACGGCATCAACTTACTGCTTCCCGGCATCAGTCCCCTGATCATCACGATAGTGGCGGGGATGTTCGTGACCAATGTCCTCCGGCTCCCGGAGATCACCTCCCCCGGCGTCGATTTCTCGGCAAAGAAGCTGCTGCGTGCAGGCATCATATTCTTGGGGCTTCAGCTCTCCCTCACCAATATCGCCGGCCTGGGGGCACCGATGCTGCTGGTGGTTGTGTGCATTGTCGCCGGCGGGCTGCTTGGGACGCTCCTGCTGGGGCGGCTTCTGCGGGTCCCACCGAATCTTTCGCTGCTCGTCGCATGCGGATTCTCGATCTGTGGGGCCGCTGCTGTGGCTGGTGCGGCCGGGGTGACGGATCCAGACGACAGGGCTGAGGAGGACACCATCACCGCGGTGGCCCTGGTGGTGATCTTTGGTACTTCGATGATCCTCCTCGTCCCTCTCCTGGTGAGCCTGTTCGGGCTGGATGTCGTGACGGCTGGGAAATGGGCGGGCGGCTCGACCCATGAGATCGCCCAGGTGGTGGCGATCGGGGGTGTGATCGGCGGTGGGGCGCTGGCAGTCGCAGTCGTTGTGAAACTGGCTCGCGTTCTGTTGCTGGCTCCCGTGATCGCTGTCCTGAGCATCCGTCAACGCCATCTTCAGCGTGCGACCGATGCGCCAGGACAGCAGACTTCTCGTTCTAAACTTCCCCCGATCGTGCCTCCGTTCATCCTCGGTTTCCTGGCGATGGTGCTGCTCCGCTCCTTTATTCCACTGCCGAAGACGGTGCTGGACGCAGGCAGCGCGCTGCAAACCGTGCTGTTGGCGGCCGCCATGTTCGCACTGGGCTGCGGCGTCAGAATCAGGAGTCTCCTGAAAGTCGGCATCCGTCCCTTCGGTCTGGCGGCACTCTCGACCCTGCTTGTGGCAGCGATAGCGTTCCTCGGGATTCTGCTGGTCAACTGA
- a CDS encoding L-serine ammonia-lyase, iron-sulfur-dependent, subunit alpha encodes MHAFPASATRSASSSSPRPLSVVDLFRVGIGPSSSHTVGPMRAGVAFIADLATLPQGSDVQHITVDLFGSLGATGRGHSTDRAVLLGLGGHSPESVSIQTVESLLPALASSGQLPVAGVGPVQFDMASDMRFVPRTVLPYHVNALTITASDAADEPLLQRTYYSIGGGFVMEQTNDDTQSPEVRPLDRAVTDRTAPGSTLPHPFGASSELLAACDASGLSIAQLVRENELAMRPEEEVEAYLDLIANTMFDCIDAGLQEQGILPGGLNVLRRAGSLAARLREREACQPRDLHGSMEWAATHADPMRAMDWVNLYALAVNEENAAGHRVVTAPTNGAAGVIPAVLGFLTAYCPESGLPFGRFMPLDQEGHFPFRLAASDTEENAAKRRRAVHGFLLTAAAVGSLIKTNASIAGAEVGCQGEVGSASAMAAAGLAQALGGTPRQVENAAEIAMEHSLGLTCDPVAGLVQIPCIERNAIAASKAINAARMAMWGDGRHTVSLDVVIETMRQTGKDMLSKYKETSEGGLAVNVVEC; translated from the coding sequence ATGCATGCGTTCCCGGCATCAGCGACGAGGTCGGCCTCGTCAAGTTCCCCGCGTCCGCTGTCAGTAGTGGACCTGTTCCGCGTTGGCATCGGCCCTTCGTCCTCCCACACGGTGGGCCCGATGCGCGCTGGAGTCGCTTTCATAGCGGACCTGGCCACTTTGCCACAGGGCAGCGACGTCCAGCACATCACCGTCGACCTATTCGGTTCCCTGGGTGCGACGGGACGTGGCCACAGCACTGACCGGGCGGTGCTCCTCGGTCTTGGAGGCCACTCCCCCGAGTCGGTCTCGATCCAGACGGTCGAGTCCCTGCTGCCGGCTCTGGCTTCCTCGGGACAGCTGCCGGTGGCAGGAGTCGGGCCGGTCCAGTTCGACATGGCCTCTGACATGCGCTTCGTGCCACGCACTGTGCTGCCCTACCACGTGAACGCCTTGACTATCACGGCCAGCGACGCCGCTGATGAGCCGCTATTGCAACGCACCTACTACTCCATCGGCGGCGGGTTCGTCATGGAACAGACCAACGACGATACGCAGTCCCCCGAGGTGCGTCCGCTGGACCGGGCAGTCACCGACAGAACGGCCCCCGGTTCCACGCTCCCCCACCCGTTCGGTGCCAGTTCAGAGCTGCTGGCTGCCTGCGATGCCTCGGGGCTGTCCATCGCCCAGCTGGTTCGTGAGAATGAGCTGGCGATGCGTCCCGAGGAAGAGGTGGAAGCTTACCTGGATCTGATCGCCAACACGATGTTCGACTGCATCGATGCAGGTCTGCAGGAACAGGGGATATTGCCCGGTGGCCTCAACGTGCTGCGACGCGCTGGTTCACTGGCTGCGCGGTTACGTGAGCGTGAGGCCTGCCAGCCGCGCGATCTCCACGGCAGCATGGAATGGGCTGCCACTCACGCGGATCCTATGAGGGCGATGGACTGGGTCAATCTTTACGCACTGGCCGTCAACGAGGAGAATGCCGCAGGCCATCGTGTGGTGACCGCCCCCACGAACGGAGCAGCTGGCGTGATTCCCGCTGTCCTGGGATTTCTGACGGCATACTGCCCGGAGTCAGGTCTGCCCTTTGGACGCTTCATGCCCTTAGACCAGGAAGGTCATTTCCCCTTCCGTCTGGCTGCCTCGGATACGGAGGAGAACGCGGCAAAGAGACGCCGCGCAGTGCATGGCTTCCTCCTGACAGCCGCCGCCGTCGGCTCTCTCATCAAGACGAACGCCTCCATAGCCGGCGCGGAGGTCGGCTGCCAGGGTGAGGTCGGCTCGGCCTCTGCGATGGCAGCGGCTGGACTGGCGCAGGCGCTCGGCGGGACGCCCCGTCAGGTGGAGAACGCAGCCGAGATAGCCATGGAGCATTCTCTGGGGCTCACCTGCGACCCGGTGGCTGGCCTGGTACAAATTCCTTGCATCGAGCGAAACGCCATCGCCGCCAGCAAGGCAATCAACGCGGCGCGCATGGCCATGTGGGGGGATGGACGGCACACGGTAAGCCTCGACGTCGTGATAGAGACGATGCGCCAGACGGGGAAGGACATGCTCTCGAAGTACAAGGAGACTTCGGAAGGCGGATTGGCGGTCAATGTCGTCGAATGCTGA